The proteins below are encoded in one region of Lactuca sativa cultivar Salinas chromosome 3, Lsat_Salinas_v11, whole genome shotgun sequence:
- the LOC111904736 gene encoding uncharacterized protein LOC111904736 — MDKDVDACMEKLNNMEWGEEDERHKTAFCYLVKVLMFEKSSMVSDGEVVAFLLLAFYWLRSNWRRLIRIHRIRDNDSSGYAYTQDLMYGDPTQCFDMMRLTQEAFALLCNHFTQKNWLQSSRTISIEEKMAIFLHVIGHNERFRAVKGRFHHSTQTIHQCFHEVLTTMMCFAKEIIVPTTPNPTRHNSERHRWLKNIFSEAIGALDGTLVHAVVPVDQQTRYRGRGKGECFQNGIAHDSRVLKEVAFNSTSGFPFPPLDKYYLCDAAYTNTRGFMAPYRNTRYWLADFRRGRPLTREERFNHAHAQLRNVIERAYGVLKARFSILKQMAPYPFRVQRDIVIACVAVYNFIRKYNIEDDLFRNFEEDTMVTPDVQGGGIDRENIQGIEWGPEAVEYMRVLRD, encoded by the exons ATGGATAAGGATGTTGATGCGTGTATGGAGAAATTGAACAACATGGAATggggagaagaagatgaaagacACAAGACCGCTTTTTGCTATTTGGTGAAAGTGCTGATGTTCGAAAA ATCAAGTATGGTTTCTGATGGTGAAGTTGTAGCTTTTCTTTTACTTGCGTTTTATTGGTTGAGGTCAAACTGGCGCAGGCTAATCAGAATTCATAGAATTAGAGATAACGATTCAAGCGGGTATGCATATACACAAGATTTGATGTACGGAGACCCTACACAATGTTTCGATATGATGCGTCTTACACAAGAGGCATTTGCATTATTATGCAACCATTTTACCCAAAAAAATTGGTTGCAATCTAGTAGGACAATAAGCATTGAAGAGAAGATGGCTATCTTCTTACATGTTATAGGACATAATGAACGTTTTCGCGCGGTTAAGGGAAGATTTCATCACTCCACACAAacgattcatcaatgttttcatgAGGTCCTAACAACAATGATGTgttttgcaaaagaaattatagtaccaaCAACTCCTAACCCAACAAGACATAACTCGGAACGACATAGAtggttaaaaaatattttttccgAAGCAATTGGTGCATTAGATGGAACTCTTGTACATGCGGTTGTACCTGTTGATCAACAAACTCGTTATAGAGGAAGAGGAAAAGGagaatgttttcaaaat GGTATAGCACATGATTCaagagttttgaaagaagttgcattcaATTCGACttctggatttccatttcctccaCTAG ataaatattacctttgtgatgccGCATATACAAACACTCGTGGGTTTATGGCTCCATACCGCAatactaggtattggttagccgatttTCGAAGAGGCAGACCTTTAACTAGAGAAGAAAGGTTCAATCATGCtcatgcacaacttagaaatgttattgagcgtgcttatggtgtattgaaGGCGAGATTCTCAATCTTAAAACAAATGGCTCCTTATCCTTTTAGAGTGCAAAGAGACATAGTAATTGCTTGTGTCGCGGTCtataattttataaggaaatacaatATAGAAGATGACTTGTTTAGAAATTTTGAGGAGGACACTATGGTTACTCCTGACGTCCAAGGTGGGGGAattgatagagaaaacatacaagGCATAGAATGGGGTCCAGAAGCCGTTGAATATATGCGTGTTTTGCGTGATTAG
- the LOC111904729 gene encoding 15.7 kDa heat shock protein, peroxisomal: MALLGDPFRRFFFNPPIYRTGSVTTGLMDWFETPQAHFIKINVPGYSKEDVKVQVEEGNVLVVRGEGGKEKEKEKGTVWHVAERGGGVEGVGFSREIELPEDVKVDQIKAQVENGVLTVVLPKDLSPKASKVRNIHVSSKL, translated from the exons ATGGCGTTACTTGGCGATCCATTCAGACGATTCTTCTTCAACCCTCCAATCTATCGCACTGGATCAGTAACAACAGGTCTCATGGATTGGTTCGAAACTCCACAAGCTCACTTCATCAAAATCAACGTCCCAG GATATAGCAAGGAGGACGTGAAGGTGCAGGTGGAAGAAGGGAATGTGTTGGTGGTGAGAGGCGAAGGTggaaaagaaaaggaaaaggaaaaggggaCTGTTTGGCATGTGGCTGAGAGAGGAGGAGGAGTCGAGGGTGTTGGGTTTTCGAGGGAAATCGAGTTGCCGGAGGATGTGAAAGTTGATCAGATCAAAGCTCAGGTGGAAAATGGGGTTTTGACGGTGGTTTTGCCGAAAGATCTCAGCCCCAAGGCCTCCAAAGTTCGTAACATTCATGTCTCCAGCAAGCTTTAG
- the LOC111904735 gene encoding protein ALP1-like — translation MGESPDTMDDYMRMSERTARESLYTLSRGVVETFGDVYLRKPSLHDLQELYAAHEERHGSPGMIGSIDCTHWKWEICPVAWKGQYASGHHGSPSLVLEAIASQDLWIWHAFFGVVGSNNDVNVLDQSSIFDDLLNGKAPDAPFTVNGNEYKYGYYLTDGIYPQYSTFVKAFRHPVEERDKFFKRRQEGARKDVERAFGVLKAKWHVVEHAVRPLDLETLRYIMYACIIMHNMVVEDKGRNIAHYIPTKPRHVQFQPRTTDYLHRVVDIQDANKHRQLREDLANYIFYGNNNDNE, via the coding sequence ATGGGGGAGTCACCCGACACCATGGACGACTATATGAGAATGTCCgaaagaaccgcaagagagagtttGTATACATTGTCAAGGGGTGTTGTTGAAACTTTTGGAGACGTGTATTTGCGGAAACCTTCGTTGCATGATTTGCAAGAATTGTATGCGGCGCATGAAGAACGCCATGGGTCTCCCGGAATGATCGGAAGCATTGATTGCACACACTGGAAATGGGAAATTTGTCCGGTAGCATGGAAAGGGCAATACGCAAGTGGTCATCACGGATCACCTTCATTGGTGTTAGAGGCTATCGCTTCtcaagatttatggatttggcATGCATTTTTTGGGGTTGTGGGTTCCAACAACGACGTCAACGTTCTTGATCAGTCGTCAATATTCGACGATCTTTTGAATGGAAAAGCCCCGGATGCTCCTTTCACGGTGAATGGAAacgaatacaaatatgggtattacCTTACAGATGGAATATATCCTCAGTATTCCACATTCGTGAAGGCATTCCGCCACCCAGTTGAAGAACGAGACAAATTTTTTAAGAGAAGACAAGAAGGAGCACGTAAGGATGTGGAACGTGCTTTTGGAGTGCTGAAGGCGAAGTGGCATGTAGTCGAACATGCAGTACGACCATTGGATTTAGAAACTTTACGATatatcatgtatgcatgtatcataatgcataacatggtaGTAGAAGATAAAGGGCGAAATATTGCACACTATATCCCAACGAAGCCCAGACACGTTCAGTTTCAACCAAGAACAACAGATTATTTGCACCGCGTTGTTGACATTCAGGACGCAAATAAACACAGACAACTTCGAGAGGACTTGGCGAATTATATCTTCTATGGTAACAATAACGATAACGAATAg